The region CTGATAACAATCCATCCGCAGATGCTCGACGTGATGTCGATGGGTCAGTTCCTTCTGATGCTTGGTGGAATCCTAAAGCCGATCCGTGCCGCTGGTGCGGAAGTGAACCTCTCCTGGTACAGATACTTGATTACGCGCTACGAGCCGACCGATGTTCCGCAAGCCCAGATGGTCGGCTTTATGTCCACGATGTTCAACGAGTTCATACTAAAGAACCAGATGGTGAAGTCGACGGCGGTTTCAGATGCCGGAATTACCAAGCAAACTCTGTACGAAGTCGATCGGGCATCCATGAATAGAGGCACGTATGACCGTGCGATGGAATCGTTGGATGCAGTGAATGCTGAAATTGCCGGCCTCGTTCACGAGTCATGGGGACGTCGATTTGTCAGCTGACAAAAACGAACGTTTTATGCGGAAAAACAAGCAGCTAACGGCTGCTCGGAGCAAATGAGATGGCACGGAAAAATCTGCTCGAGGGACTTGCTGACCTGCATGAAGATAGCGGCACGGCACCTGCATATCCAATGCGAGGCGCAGGCAAATCTCTCGTGCGTTCGCTGGACGAGCTGGCAAAGCAGGCTGACAAATATCTCGAAGGCGAGGCAATTATCGAACTTGATCCGGCACAAATTGAAGGCTCCTTCGTAAAGGATCGGATATCAGACGACGACGGCGAGTATCAAGATCTGCTAGAGGCAATTAGGGTACGTGGGCAGGATACGCCTATTCTCGTGCGGCCCCATACAAAGGTCGATGGTCTTTATCAGGTTGTCTTCGGCCACAGACGGGTAAGGGCAGCAAGGGACCTCGGCAGAAAAGTCCGGGCTATTGTCAAGGCAATCGACGACCGTTCCCATGTCATTGCTCAAGGGCAGGAAAATTCCGCGCGCGCGAATCTCTCTTTTATCGAAAGGGCGTTATTTGCCAAGCGCCTGGATGATCTTGGTTACGGCCGAGAGGTGATTTCCTTGGCATTGTCCGCGAATGCGGCTTCGGTCTCGAAGATGATGACGGTGGCAGAGCGCATCTCGGCTAACGTCATAGAAAAAATCGGGTCGGCTCCCGGTGTGGGCCGAGAGCGCTGGATAGAGCTTTCACTTCTAGTCGGAAAATTCGCCAATAGCGGCAAAGTGTCAGAAGTTTTGAGCACGGACGGCTTCGACGCATTGCCGTCCGATGAACGCTTTTCATCTCTGTACAAGGCGCTCAACAGAACAGCGCGGCCCGTGAGGAAGGCGGAGGTTTCGACTCAAAAGGCGAAGTGGCAGCCCCGGGACAAGGCAGTGCAGGCCGAAATCAAGA is a window of Rhizobium tropici CIAT 899 DNA encoding:
- the repB gene encoding plasmid partitioning protein RepB; translation: MARKNLLEGLADLHEDSGTAPAYPMRGAGKSLVRSLDELAKQADKYLEGEAIIELDPAQIEGSFVKDRISDDDGEYQDLLEAIRVRGQDTPILVRPHTKVDGLYQVVFGHRRVRAARDLGRKVRAIVKAIDDRSHVIAQGQENSARANLSFIERALFAKRLDDLGYGREVISLALSANAASVSKMMTVAERISANVIEKIGSAPGVGRERWIELSLLVGKFANSGKVSEVLSTDGFDALPSDERFSSLYKALNRTARPVRKAEVSTQKAKWQPRDKAVQAEIKNTGKAFSLSMKAKNAGRFGEYLSRNLDALYEQFLKEGSKGD